The window CCTGCCAACCCCGAAAGCTGGATGGACAAAACTGTCCTGGAGTTCGAAGGCGACATCCTTTCCGTAAACGCAGGCGATATCGCGGTTTCTCGAGATACCAATGGCGATGAGACATCGTGGAAACTTGCCGGTAGTGCGACAGATTCGACAGATCCCACGCTCATCAACACTTGGGTAAAACGTTTCAATTCGCTGGTGGTCAGTGCCCTTGTGCCCGCGCAAGAAGTGGAGCCGATAATCGTGCAAAACCCAGCGCTCACCGCACATCTGAGCAGCGACAAAGGCGATGCCGACTACGCCTTCTACACGGCAAATGAAAAGTACTACGTAAAACGTTTCGGCAGCAGCGCGCTCTACGAGATTGCGAGCTACCAGGCCAAACCTATCGTGGAGATCGAGGCGAAAAAATTTATGCTAAATACGTCTGACGCGGAGCCGCCGCAATAGCCAATTGAGCGCGTGCGCGGCGCCTGCTAGAAGCCCCCGCTCCGAGGGGCTTCGTCGTTATAACCCAAACCGCGGATATGTATGCGCTGGGAAAATATTGTGCATTTTTTACTCTTTTCCCTATCTCTGCTTATAAAGGTCTGTTATTATCCGCGCCCTTTTCCACCCACCATCCCCGGTGGGCGGCCCAGCTGTAAATCCAGTGATGCCGCATTTAAGCTGCTAAGCTAGTTGAGTGCCACCATCACACTCTCAAGGTAAATCATGACACAAGACACTCAGGCGGAAAGCCTTGGCTTCGCCGACCTAAATCTCCCCAGCAGCCTGTTAGATACAGTGCGAAAACTCGGTTACGAGCGACCTTCGCCTATTCAAGCAGCGACCATCCCGGCACTTATTGAAGGGCGAGATGTTATCGGCATGGCACAAACCGGAACCGGTAAAACCGCCGCGTTTGCGCTGCCGATTCTGGCAAAAATTAAGAGCGGAAGTAAAAATCCGCAAGCATTGGTACTCTGCCCAACCCGCGAACTGGCCATTCAGGTTTCCGAAGCTTTCCAGTCCTATGCGGCCAATATTCCTAATTTTCACGTCCTGCCGATATACGGTGGCCAGGACATGCGCACCCAATTGCGCGGCTTGCAACGCGGTGTCCAGGTAATTGTCGGCACACCAGGTCGATTGTTAGATCACCTGGATCGTCGCAGTCTCGATCTCAGCGAACTCCACACTGTTGTACTGGACGAAGCAGACGAAATGCTGCGTATGGGTTTTAACGAAGACGTAGAGGCAATTCTCAAGAAAACGCCGGGCAATCATCAGATCGCACTGTTTTCTGCCACTATGCCGCCACCCATTCGCCGGGTTGCCGATACCTACCTTAAAAACCCCGTCGAAGTAAAAATTGAAACATCGGTTACCACCAACGAAAATATTGAGCAGTTTTACTGGCTGGTGAGCGGCACCAACAAACTCGAAGCACTCACGCGCATTCTCGAAGTAGAAGACTTCGAGGGCATGATTATTTTTGTGCGCACCAAAAATTCAACGGTAGATTTGGCCGAGCGTCTGAACGCCCGTGGATTTTCTGCCGCGCCCCTCAACGGCGATATGAATCAGGCGCTGCGTGAGCGCACTATTGAGCAGCTCAAGGGCGGCAAGCTGGACATGATCATCGCTACCGACGTCGCCGCTCGCGGCCTCGATGTGGAGCGTATCAGCCACGTTCTCAATTTCGATATCCCCTACGACGACGAGGCCTACGTACACCGCATAGGCCGCACGGGTCGCGGCGGTCGTACCGGCAAGGCAATATTATTTGTTGCGCCGCGCGAACGACGCATGTTGCGCTCCATCGAAAAAACAACGCGACAAAAAATCACCGAGATGCAGTTGCCATCGCGGCAGGACCTGATTCACCGTCGTACCCAGGAATTTAAAGCGGCAGTAACTGATTCCATCAATATG of the Teredinibacter turnerae T7901 genome contains:
- a CDS encoding DEAD/DEAH box helicase, yielding MTQDTQAESLGFADLNLPSSLLDTVRKLGYERPSPIQAATIPALIEGRDVIGMAQTGTGKTAAFALPILAKIKSGSKNPQALVLCPTRELAIQVSEAFQSYAANIPNFHVLPIYGGQDMRTQLRGLQRGVQVIVGTPGRLLDHLDRRSLDLSELHTVVLDEADEMLRMGFNEDVEAILKKTPGNHQIALFSATMPPPIRRVADTYLKNPVEVKIETSVTTNENIEQFYWLVSGTNKLEALTRILEVEDFEGMIIFVRTKNSTVDLAERLNARGFSAAPLNGDMNQALRERTIEQLKGGKLDMIIATDVAARGLDVERISHVLNFDIPYDDEAYVHRIGRTGRGGRTGKAILFVAPRERRMLRSIEKTTRQKITEMQLPSRQDLIHRRTQEFKAAVTDSINMENKSFFQRIIAEMCHEQEISPEDVAAALAYLLQKDRPLLPPKGKEPSERPEREKREREFTPERSKKGELPNLGNAQSLRDYPEIVMERFRLDVGRNHNVSPREIVGAIANEADIDSCYIGQIKIFDDFSTVDLPAGMPDELFQMLKKTRVMQRPINLKRLDENGAKLAEANQQKQPPRNNKPRTNKPRKPAGKKRDFKGKDRS